Proteins from one Hydrogenivirga caldilitoris genomic window:
- a CDS encoding MBL fold metallo-hydrolase, with protein MVRTLLTFLISLGFIFGMELKKVSESIYMAQGVNALPSKENRGFMSNAYAVLTDEGWVVVDTLSTPELGREFISELKKIKDAPILYAIVTHYHMDHWFGASAFKEAGAKIVAHKNLKDFYDSGEADSVLNGVKSSFPGVFDNVKLTPPDVVVDSRVKLRVGNDTFLIIPMTPAHTNTDIVVFKNRVLFAGDLTAKRRIVFMGDRNASSKGWVEVLNKLKELKPKLVLSGHGEPGGLEVIKETQDYIAFVRENVARLKDEGKFIDEIREALKDTPYKNLPMYDVFHLRNVYRVFNELDMEL; from the coding sequence ATGGTAAGGACTTTGCTAACATTTCTAATTTCTTTAGGGTTCATCTTCGGTATGGAGCTGAAGAAAGTCTCCGAGAGCATCTATATGGCTCAGGGAGTAAACGCACTTCCCTCTAAAGAAAACAGAGGATTTATGTCCAACGCTTACGCCGTCCTTACAGATGAAGGGTGGGTTGTGGTGGATACTTTATCAACTCCCGAGCTTGGGAGGGAATTCATCTCAGAACTTAAAAAAATTAAGGACGCTCCTATCCTCTATGCGATAGTTACCCACTACCATATGGACCACTGGTTCGGAGCATCAGCCTTTAAGGAAGCAGGGGCGAAGATAGTTGCTCACAAGAATCTGAAGGATTTCTACGATTCAGGAGAGGCGGATTCGGTCCTTAATGGCGTTAAAAGCTCTTTCCCGGGTGTTTTTGATAACGTGAAGCTCACACCCCCGGATGTGGTGGTGGACAGCAGGGTTAAGTTGAGGGTTGGAAATGACACCTTCCTGATAATTCCCATGACACCGGCACATACGAACACGGATATAGTTGTTTTCAAGAATAGGGTTCTCTTTGCGGGAGACCTTACAGCCAAAAGGAGGATAGTGTTCATGGGGGATAGAAACGCCTCCTCTAAAGGCTGGGTTGAAGTGCTGAACAAACTGAAAGAACTCAAGCCTAAACTCGTCCTCTCCGGACACGGTGAACCGGGAGGTTTGGAGGTTATAAAGGAAACGCAGGATTACATAGCCTTTGTTAGGGAAAATGTAGCAAGGCTCAAAGATGAGGGGAAGTTTATAGATGAAATAAGGGAAGCTTTGAAGGATACCCCCTATAAGAACCTTCCGATGTACGACGTCTTCCATCTGAGAAACGTTTACAGGGTCTTTAACGAGCTGGACATGGAGCTTTAG
- a CDS encoding family 1 encapsulin nanocompartment shell protein encodes MDFLGREDSPLTAEEWKQIDEAVISVAKNTLVCRRFVPVMGPIGPGHQMVSYDVIYGMEPGVCEIKPGQEYETCEPVRTGVRKHIPIPTLYKDFIISWRDLEYYRQFNMPVDTSNAAAAAVATAVAEDTLILLGNKNLGLEGLMTAEGINTMSMSDWSQVGNAFSDVIAGISKLVEQGFYGNYYLIVNPKQYFQLNRMHDNTGLLEIEQIKKVVENVLQTPIIPENRALLVSAGPQNFDLVIAQDISVAYVESTNMNHVFRVLEMAALRIKRPGSILVIGKGK; translated from the coding sequence ATGGACTTTTTGGGAAGAGAAGATTCACCCCTGACCGCCGAGGAGTGGAAACAGATAGACGAAGCGGTTATAAGCGTTGCAAAAAACACCCTCGTGTGCAGAAGGTTCGTTCCCGTCATGGGTCCCATAGGTCCCGGCCATCAGATGGTTTCTTACGATGTCATCTACGGAATGGAGCCGGGAGTCTGCGAGATAAAGCCCGGACAGGAGTACGAGACCTGTGAGCCTGTCAGGACGGGGGTTAGAAAACACATACCTATACCTACACTATACAAGGACTTCATAATATCCTGGAGGGACCTTGAGTATTACAGACAATTCAATATGCCCGTAGACACCTCTAACGCAGCGGCTGCAGCGGTGGCAACGGCTGTTGCTGAGGACACCCTAATACTGTTGGGGAACAAAAACCTCGGACTTGAAGGTCTTATGACGGCAGAAGGTATAAACACCATGTCTATGAGTGACTGGTCGCAGGTGGGAAACGCCTTCAGCGACGTGATAGCTGGAATTTCCAAACTCGTAGAGCAGGGTTTTTACGGTAACTATTACCTTATAGTTAACCCCAAGCAGTATTTCCAGCTTAACAGGATGCACGACAACACGGGCTTGCTGGAAATTGAGCAGATTAAGAAGGTAGTTGAGAACGTCCTTCAAACACCTATAATCCCTGAGAACAGAGCACTTCTCGTATCTGCTGGACCTCAAAACTTTGACCTCGTGATAGCCCAGGACATATCGGTGGCTTACGTTGAGTCCACCAACATGAATCATGTCTTCAGAGTACTGGAGATGGCTGCTCTGAGGATAAAGAGACCAGGCTCTATCCTCGTCATAGGGAAAGGTAAGTAA
- a CDS encoding 4a-hydroxytetrahydrobiopterin dehydratase encodes MERLSPEDIEGRLKELEDWSLEGNYITKVYETKNWKTTIFVVNAIAALAEAHWHHPDLEVGFKRVKVKLTTHEAGGITERDFKLAEDIDRIVKEIMRH; translated from the coding sequence ATGGAGAGGCTGAGTCCTGAGGATATAGAGGGAAGACTTAAAGAGCTTGAAGACTGGAGCTTGGAAGGAAATTACATAACAAAAGTTTATGAAACCAAAAACTGGAAGACGACGATATTTGTGGTGAACGCCATAGCAGCCCTTGCCGAAGCCCACTGGCATCATCCAGACCTTGAGGTAGGTTTTAAGAGGGTTAAGGTCAAGCTCACCACCCACGAGGCGGGAGGTATAACGGAGAGGGACTTCAAACTCGCCGAAGATATAGACAGGATAGTAAAGGAGATAATGAGGCATTAA
- a CDS encoding PaaI family thioesterase — MRLPFLEHIGAVVEELSRDRAILSIDIKDYHLQHLGFVHGGVISSAILERNHRGD; from the coding sequence GTGAGGCTCCCTTTTCTTGAACACATCGGTGCGGTCGTGGAAGAGCTAAGCAGAGATAGAGCTATTCTGAGTATAGATATAAAAGACTACCACCTCCAGCATCTGGGTTTCGTTCACGGTGGTGTTATCTCAAGCGCGATCCTTGAACGTAACCATCGGGGAGATTAA